One region of Culex pipiens pallens isolate TS chromosome 2, TS_CPP_V2, whole genome shotgun sequence genomic DNA includes:
- the LOC120422389 gene encoding beta-1,4-galactosyltransferase 2 encodes MIKLRVSTRQLYAFLGYCLLLVYLLWPGRFASKYEYIEGEDIYDALVRKTTKNMSLQRNGIRCDYSDVLEENLYLYRLPFTEEIINNNVRLGGEWYPEDCLPSFSTAIIIPYRQRERQLNQFLMYMHNYLRRQRIHYRIFVIEQYDPKPFNRAKLFNIGALIAMKLDFPCLVLHDVDLMPQNLGHLYACSQQPRHMCSSLDEFRYNLPYKGLFGGVVAIQSHQFMKVNGMSNMFNGWGGEDDDFYARLENKQIQICRFAPEYSRYTMLKHRKEKPNKDRVAFLRNGHLRYHTDGLNSLVYKEVGLKLHNLFTHVLVET; translated from the coding sequence TGGCCGGGTAGGTTCGCCAGCAAGTACGAGTACATCGAGGGTGAGGACATCTACGATGCGCTCGTGCGGAAGACCACGAAGAACATGAGTCTGCAGCGGAACGGGATCCGGTGCGATTACAGCGACGTGCTGGAGGAGAATCTGTACCTGTACCGTCTTCCCTTCACCGAGGAGATCATCAACAACAACGTCCGGCTCGGTGGCGAGTGGTACCCGGAGGATTGCCTGCCCAGCTTCAGCACCGCCATCATCATCCCGTACCGGCAGCGGGAACGCCAGCTGAACCAGTTCCTAATGTACATGCACAACTACCTGCGCCGGCAGCGAATCCACTACCGAATCTTCGTCATCGAACAGTACGACCCGAAGCCCTTCAACCGGGCCAAACTGTTCAACATCGGAGCCCTCATCGCCATGAAGCTCGACTTCCCCTGTCTCGTCCTGCACGACGTTGACCTCATGCCCCAAAATCTCGGCCATCTCTACGCCTGCTCGCAGCAACCTCGTCACATGTGCTCCAGCCTGGACGAGTTCCGGTACAACCTCCCGTACAAAGGCCTGTTCGGCGGCGTCGTAGCCATCCAGTCGCACCAGTTCATGAAGGTGAACGGGATGTCCAACATGTTCAACGGGTGGGGCGGCGAAGACGACGACTTTTACGCCCGGCTCGAGAACAAACAGATCCAGATTTGTCGCTTTGCGCCCGAGTACAGCCGGTACACGATGCTGAAGCACCGCAAGGAGAAGCCCAACAAGGACCGGGTGGCGTTTCTGAGGAATGGACACCTGAGGTATCACACCGACGGGTTGAACTCGCTGGTGTACAAGGAGGTGGGACTGAAGTTGCACAATTTGTTCACGCACGTGCTGGTGGAGACGTAA